GCCATGCGGTGCATCGAGCATCCGCCGCGTTTTACCGCAGGCTACAACACCATATGACCGATTTGTCGGCACGGGCCGGCGCGCAGTCTCCGGAACGGCTGGCCGGGCAACTGTGTGCCTTGTTCCAGGGTGCCATCGTCTCCGCACAATTGCAGCGCCATTCCGGCGCGGGCGTCGATGCCAGGTTGGCCGCCGAGATACTGATCAAAAACAGCATCGAATGACTATTTCTAACATTACCGAACCTTTTACCGAAGGAGGCAGCAATATGCCGAAACCAAAAACTCCGTTTAGATCGAACGCCCTTGACCGGCCGCAATTTCGATTCACCAACAAAGGCTGGCTACTGGCTGGGTTGTTGCCGCTTATGATGAACGCCGGATGCAGCGGCCAGGACAAACCCACACAATCGGTTGTCCGCCCGGTGAAGGTGTTTCGAATCGAACAAAACGCCGTCGCCGGCGCTAGAAGTTTTGCCGGGGAAGTCAGGGCAAGATTCGAGGCGCCCTTATCCTTCCGGGTGGCCGGTAAACTACTGGAGCGCAAAGTTGACGTTGGCGACCCGGTGCGTAAGGGCCAACTGCTGGCGATACTGGACGGCAACGATTACCGCCTTGCCGTGCAGGCCCTTAAGGCTCAGCTGGCTTCCGCGCAGGCCGACAGCAATTTCCTGCGCGACGACTTGACGAGATACCGCGAATTGCTGACCCAGCAAGTCATCAGTCCGCCGGAGTTCGAGCGGCATGAAACCGCTTATACCACGGCACGTGAGCGGACGGCGGCGCTGGAAGCGCAATTGGCCGAGGCGAATAACCAGCTGAGCTATACCGAATTGCATGCCGACCGCGACGGCGTGGTTACGGCCTTGGCTGTCGAGGCCGGACAGGTGCTGGCGGCCGGTCAGGCCGTGGTGACGCTGGCCCAGCTCGACGAAAGGGAAATCCACTTCGATGTGCCAGAACATCGTCTGACGGAGATTAAGAGCCAACAAGCCGTTGCTGTGTCGTTGTGGTCCGGCGATGATCGGCGGCTCAAGGCCAGAATCCGCGAAATCGCCTCGGCCGCCGAGCCGGCCAGCCGCACCTATCGCGTCAAGGCCACTTTGCTGGAAGGCCTGGACGCCGCGCAATTGGGCATGACGGCGACGGTGCATATCGATGCGAAAACCGCTTCCGGCATCGCCATCCCGCTTTCCGCCGTCTATACCCCGCAAAACCAGCCCGATCATCCCTTGGTATGGCTGATCGACGAGCAGGCGGCTACCGTCAAATCCGTGCCGGTTAAGCTGGACGAAACGTTGCCCGGCGAACGCATTGCCGTAGACGGACTCGCCGCCGACCAATTGCTGGTCAGCGCCGGCGTCCAGCGTCTGGCCGAAGGCCAGGCTGTGCGCTTGCCGGAAGAAAATGCATTGGCTAAGCATGGTGCAAAAGAGGGACAACTATGAAAGCGTTCAACCTCAGCGAGTGGGTGCTTAACCACCGTTCCTTCACCGGCTTCATGCTGGCATTGGTGGTGCTCGGTGGGGTGTTCGCCTATCACATGCTGGGCCAGCAAGAAGATCCGCCGTTCACCTTCCGGATCATGGTGGTCAAAACCCTCTATCCCGGCGCCACCGCGCTGGAAGTGGAACAGCAGTTGACGGACCGGTTGGAAAAGAAAATCCAGGAGTTGCCTAATCTGGATTATCTGCGCAGCTATTCCAAACCCGGCGAATCGGTAATTTTCGTGACCCCGCGCGAAGATACGCCGGCCAAGGACATCCCGGAACTTTGGTATCAGGTGCGCAAAAAGGTCGACGACATCCGCATGACGCTGCCGCCCGGCAGCATAGGGCCGTTTTTCAACGACGAATTCGGCGATACCTACAGCCTGATTTACGCCTTCTCCGGCGAAGGTTTTAATTATGCCGACCTGAAATTAGCGGCCGATTCGGTCCGCCAACAGCTATTGCGGGTCAAGGATGTCGAGAAAGTCGATCTGATCGGCGTGCAGGACGAAAAGATTTTCGTCGAATTTTCCGACAAGAAACTGGCCGAACTGGGACTGGATACGGCGGCGGTTGCCGGGGCTTTACAGGCGCAGAACGGTATGGCGCCGGCCGGCACCGTGTTTTCCGCGCAACGCAATCTGCCGATACGCCTGACCGGCTCGTTTGACTCGGAAGACAGCGTCGCCAATATGGCGGTACGCATCGCTAATCGCACCTTCAAGGTCAAGGATTTTGCCCAGGTGACGCGCGGCTATGTCGATCCCGCCGAATTCAAGATGCGCTTCAACGGCAAACCGGCCCTCGGCCTCGGCGTGACGATGAACAAGAAAGGCAACGTGATCGCCCTGGGAAAAAACCTGGAGGATACGCTGGCCGGCATCAAAAACGAGTTGCCGTTGGGTATGGACGTGGAGCCGGTCGCCAATCAAGCGCATGTGGTGAAAAACCAGATGGCGGAATTCGGCCAAACCTTCTTCGAAGCCCTGGCGACCGTGTTGGTGGTCAGTTTCTTGAGCCTGGGCTGGCGCACCGGGTCCGTGGTGGCGTTGACCGTGCCGCTGGTGTTGGCCGCCACCTTGCTGGTGATGCTGTTGTGCGGCATCGATTTGCAACGGATTTCCTTGGGGGCTTTGATTTTGGCGCTGGGCCTGTTGGTGGACGATGCAATGATTGCCGTTGAGATGATGGCGCGCAAGCTGGAAGAAGGCTGGGATCGGATGCGCGCCGCGACCTATGCGTACACGGCCACGGCCTTTCCGATGCTGACTGGCACCTTGATCACCATCGCCGGTTTCCTGCCGGTGGGTCTGGCGCAATCCTCGGCCGGCGAATACACCGTGGCGATTTTTCAGGTGGTTGGCATATCCTTGATACTGTCCTGGATAGGCGCGGTGGTGTTCACCCCGTATTTAGGGTTTTTGATCCTTAAGGTGCATGCCAACGCCGATGGCCCGATCCACGATTTGTTCGATACGCCGTTCTACAACCGCTTGCGCCGCTGGGTGGATGCATGCGTGGCGCACCGGAAGAAGGTGATTATCGCCACGCTGGGCTTGTTCGGTCTCGGCGTCGTGGCTTTAACCCACGTTCCCGAACAGTTCTTCCCGCTGTCCAACCGGCCGGAAGTCATCGTCAATCTTTGGCTGCCGGAGGGTAGTGCCTTCGAGCAAACCGAAGCCGCCGCCAAGCGCATGGAAGCGCTGTTAGCTAAGGACGAGGATGTGGAACACGTCGCCAGCTATGTCGGTAGCGGCACGCCGAGGTTTTTCATGCTGATCGTGCAGCAATTGGCGAATACCAATCTGGCCGAATTGGTGGTGATGACCAAGGATAACCAGGCGCGTGAACGGGTGATGCAGCGCGTCCGGCAGATACTTGAAACCGACTTTCCGAATGTCAGGGGCCGGGTGAAGCGGCTCAATGTCGGGCCGCCGATGGATTATCCGTTGGCGTTCAGGGTGCTGGGCGAAAACCCCAACATCGTGCGCGGCATTGCCGAGCGGGTGGCCGAGGTCGTGCGCAACCATCCCGGCACCGTGGACGTCAACGACGACTGGCATGACCGCATGCCGTCGTTCCGTCTGATGTTGGATCAGGACAAGGCGCGCGCCCTCGGCGTTTCGACGGCCAGTTTGTCGCAAGCCTTGCAGGCGCATTACGCCGGCATCCCGGTCGGGCAGTTGCGCGAACAGGATAAATTGATCGACATCGTCTGGCGGGCCAGTCCCGAATTGCGAACAGCCGCCGACGAATTGCCGGATGTCGCGGTGCGCACCGCCAACGGCAAGGCGGTAGCGCTGTCGCAGTTCGTCAAGTTCGAGACCGTGTTCGAAGACGGCGTGCGCTGGCGGCGCAATCGCTTCCCGACTATCTCGGTGCGCGCCGACGTGGCCGACGGCAAGATGGCCCCGGACGTGGCGGCGGAAATCGTCCCGAAACTTAAACCGATACAGGACAGCCTGCCGGCGGGTTATTTCATCGAAACCGGCGGTTCTAAGGAAGACGCGGTGAACGCGCAAAAGTCTATCCTGATCTGGATTCCGCTGGTGCTGATCGTCACGCTGATTTTATTGATGATGCAGCTGCAGAATCTGTCCAGGACGTTCATGGTGTTCAGCACCGCCCCGCTGGGCGTGATCGGCGCCGCCTTCGCCTTGCTGTTGTTTGGAGCGCCGTTCGGCTTCGTGGCGCTGCTCGGCATCCTGGCGCTGGCCGGCATGATCATGCGCAACTCGGTGATTCTGGTGGATCAGATCGATCAGGATGAAAAATCAGGACTCGACACCTGGTCGGCCATCGTCGAATCGACGGTGCGGCGCTTCCGGCCGATCATGCTGACTGCGGCG
Above is a window of Methylomonas koyamae DNA encoding:
- a CDS encoding efflux RND transporter periplasmic adaptor subunit — its product is MPKPKTPFRSNALDRPQFRFTNKGWLLAGLLPLMMNAGCSGQDKPTQSVVRPVKVFRIEQNAVAGARSFAGEVRARFEAPLSFRVAGKLLERKVDVGDPVRKGQLLAILDGNDYRLAVQALKAQLASAQADSNFLRDDLTRYRELLTQQVISPPEFERHETAYTTARERTAALEAQLAEANNQLSYTELHADRDGVVTALAVEAGQVLAAGQAVVTLAQLDEREIHFDVPEHRLTEIKSQQAVAVSLWSGDDRRLKARIREIASAAEPASRTYRVKATLLEGLDAAQLGMTATVHIDAKTASGIAIPLSAVYTPQNQPDHPLVWLIDEQAATVKSVPVKLDETLPGERIAVDGLAADQLLVSAGVQRLAEGQAVRLPEENALAKHGAKEGQL
- a CDS encoding efflux RND transporter permease subunit, coding for MKAFNLSEWVLNHRSFTGFMLALVVLGGVFAYHMLGQQEDPPFTFRIMVVKTLYPGATALEVEQQLTDRLEKKIQELPNLDYLRSYSKPGESVIFVTPREDTPAKDIPELWYQVRKKVDDIRMTLPPGSIGPFFNDEFGDTYSLIYAFSGEGFNYADLKLAADSVRQQLLRVKDVEKVDLIGVQDEKIFVEFSDKKLAELGLDTAAVAGALQAQNGMAPAGTVFSAQRNLPIRLTGSFDSEDSVANMAVRIANRTFKVKDFAQVTRGYVDPAEFKMRFNGKPALGLGVTMNKKGNVIALGKNLEDTLAGIKNELPLGMDVEPVANQAHVVKNQMAEFGQTFFEALATVLVVSFLSLGWRTGSVVALTVPLVLAATLLVMLLCGIDLQRISLGALILALGLLVDDAMIAVEMMARKLEEGWDRMRAATYAYTATAFPMLTGTLITIAGFLPVGLAQSSAGEYTVAIFQVVGISLILSWIGAVVFTPYLGFLILKVHANADGPIHDLFDTPFYNRLRRWVDACVAHRKKVIIATLGLFGLGVVALTHVPEQFFPLSNRPEVIVNLWLPEGSAFEQTEAAAKRMEALLAKDEDVEHVASYVGSGTPRFFMLIVQQLANTNLAELVVMTKDNQARERVMQRVRQILETDFPNVRGRVKRLNVGPPMDYPLAFRVLGENPNIVRGIAERVAEVVRNHPGTVDVNDDWHDRMPSFRLMLDQDKARALGVSTASLSQALQAHYAGIPVGQLREQDKLIDIVWRASPELRTAADELPDVAVRTANGKAVALSQFVKFETVFEDGVRWRRNRFPTISVRADVADGKMAPDVAAEIVPKLKPIQDSLPAGYFIETGGSKEDAVNAQKSILIWIPLVLIVTLILLMMQLQNLSRTFMVFSTAPLGVIGAAFALLLFGAPFGFVALLGILALAGMIMRNSVILVDQIDQDEKSGLDTWSAIVESTVRRFRPIMLTAAAAILAMIPLSRNDFFGPQAIAIMGGLTVATVLTVFFLPALYAAWFRVERADAKTPSLTGIG